Genomic window (Gammaproteobacteria bacterium):
GATCGAGCGTATTCCCAGTTCTGCATGTATCAGCGTACTGGCCTGGAACCCGAGCACGATTTTATCCAGGCCCTGGCTGCGGAACCAGAAAGGATTCGTTCAGATATGCTGCCTTTTTTATTCTACTTACACCTTGGTCATTATTCTATTCAATTGGCGCGCTACCGCACATTATTTTCGCCTGAACAAATGCGTATTTATCTATACGAGGATTGGAACGAACAACCACGTAAAGTCTGGGAAGAACTGATGAGGTACCTAGAAATTGATTCTACTTTCATCCCTGATTTTTCTCTCAGACATAATGAAAATCGTACACCAACTAGACTCTGGAATATGCTTCAAGCTATACGACCAATAGCCAAACAGGTTGTACCACAGGCTTGGCGAACCGACCTTTATGAACGGCTCAGAAATACTTTCACGCAGCCTGCCAGACGATTGGACCCGGCGTTACGACGTGAATTGACTGAGCGCCATTTCCTGGCGGATATCCTGAAACTTCAAGACATGTTGCAACGCGATCTTTCTCACTGGTTATGATGCATCAATCTGCCAAGCGCCGTATATTGATTACCGGAGCAGCCGGACGCATAGGCCAAATCTTAGCGCGAGCCTGGGCAAATGTGTACGATCTGGTATTAGTGGATGTGCGACCCGCCCAAAATGCCAGTGTTCCCATCCTTCAGATTGATGCTGCCGAATCCGACGTGATGCGGAACTTATGCCAGGACGTTGATACCGTGATTCCGCTGGCCATCAGCGGTAACATGCACGACAATTGGAATGCCCTCATACCAGTCAATCTGACTGCCACCCAGACCGCCTACTTGGCCGCTAGCGAGCAAGGTTGTCGCAGAATTATTTTTCCCAGTTCGATACAGATCGGGCTCAACCCCAATTCACCTTACACGCGCAGCAAAACCTGGGGCGAAAAGCTGGGCCGACGTTATGCTAAACGCACTTCACTTTCTGTTATTTGCCTGCGTCTGGGTAGAGTTCTTCCTGCCGACGCGCCGGGTATTATACCGGGCACCTGGTTCCTGGACCATGTCCTAACTTATGGTGACCTAGTCCGCCTTTTCACGGCCAGTGTGGAAGCACCCGATGAGTTCAGGTACGGTATTTTTTGGGGACTTTCCGCCAACACTTTCAATAGATTCGATATCTCTGAAACCTGTCGCGTGCTGGGTTATCAGCCGCAAGACAATGCCTTCCTCTTGGCCGAACAGACCGCGAAAAGCTGGCATGGACGCTGGCGTATGGAAAAATCAATCTGGAAGAAACGACTAGAGAAATGGTTGAATTATTAAACTACTTGATGCCTATCCACCATGCCAACTGTTACCGTTGTTGTCCCCGTCTATAATGGCGAGCGTTATCTCGGCGTAGCCCTCACCAGTATTCTTACTCAGACTGTACCGCCCACCGAAATAATTGTGGTGGATGATGGTTCAACAGACGAAAGTGCGAGTGTAGCGCAGAATTTTGGACCACAAGTACGATGCCTGATACAACTCCACGCAGGCGCGGCAGCAGCACGTAATCAGGGAATAGCAGTGGCGACAGGCGAATATCTAGCATTTTTAGACGCCGACGACTTGTGGGCAC
Coding sequences:
- a CDS encoding Sulfotransferase, which gives rise to MTLPNFLIIGAAKTGTSALTQFLRQHPQVSIPYKEPDFFSGWNTRIKFNLPRGAIAENTSLCCGSLEQYKTLFANSGFAQAIGEASVSYLPDIDAPALIKQILPQVKLVVLLRQPADRAYSQFCMYQRTGLEPEHDFIQALAAEPERIRSDMLPFLFYLHLGHYSIQLARYRTLFSPEQMRIYLYEDWNEQPRKVWEELMRYLEIDSTFIPDFSLRHNENRTPTRLWNMLQAIRPIAKQVVPQAWRTDLYERLRNTFTQPARRLDPALRRELTERHFLADILKLQDMLQRDLSHWL
- a CDS encoding NAD(P)-dependent oxidoreductase, giving the protein MMHQSAKRRILITGAAGRIGQILARAWANVYDLVLVDVRPAQNASVPILQIDAAESDVMRNLCQDVDTVIPLAISGNMHDNWNALIPVNLTATQTAYLAASEQGCRRIIFPSSIQIGLNPNSPYTRSKTWGEKLGRRYAKRTSLSVICLRLGRVLPADAPGIIPGTWFLDHVLTYGDLVRLFTASVEAPDEFRYGIFWGLSANTFNRFDISETCRVLGYQPQDNAFLLAEQTAKSWHGRWRMEKSIWKKRLEKWLNY